A single genomic interval of Lathyrus oleraceus cultivar Zhongwan6 chromosome 7, CAAS_Psat_ZW6_1.0, whole genome shotgun sequence harbors:
- the LOC127107810 gene encoding uncharacterized protein LOC127107810 — translation MSTKNTFHIIFCFFSSFIFIFHTIATDIHDLLPDYGFPKGILPNNIASYTISPSGYFTVHFESPCYVHFSDQLVYYNTLITGTLTYGSVSGVSGIQAKMLFVWLPVTGMEVDSRSGMLEFFVGALSKKLPANQFQDVPRCSSKAGTYFVDLIM, via the exons ATGTCCACAAAAAACAC CTTCCACATCATCTTTTGTTTCTTCTCATCATTCATATTCATATTCCACACAATAGCCACAGACATCCACGACCTCCTTCCTGATTACGGTTTCCCAAAGGGCATCCTTCCCAACAACATCGCCTCCTACACTATCTCCCCATCTGGTTACTTCACCGTTCATTTCGAATCCCCTTGTTACGTTCATTTCTCCGATCAATTAGTTTACTACAATACCCTCATCACCGGAACCCTTACTTACGGTTCAGTTTCCGGCGTGTCGGGGATCCAGGCCAAGATGCTATTCGTCTGGCTCCCTGTCACCGGGATGGAAGTTGATTCACGTTCAGGCATGCTTGAATTCTTCGTCGGAGCTTTGTCGAAGAAATTACCGGCAAATCAGTTTCAAGATGTGCCCAGGTGTTCTTCAAAGGCCGGGACGTACTTTGTGGATCTGATTATGTGA